From the Schistocerca piceifrons isolate TAMUIC-IGC-003096 chromosome 2, iqSchPice1.1, whole genome shotgun sequence genome, the window AGTCTTCCAATCGTAAACCGATAAACAATGAATACAACTTTCATGTTTCTCTTAAAACCGACTACGAAGAAGAAAACGAAAGAGtgcattgttgtgtatacaatttttgtgtaCAATTTTATACAAGTAGAAGGCAtgtatatgggagaaacaatttgtctagtgGTTTAAATGCCCTACTATTGTAGgtaaaactcactgcaagaaagaaaactaaaccacCCATTTTACAGCACAGCACAACATTCTCTCTCTTGCAGTTGTTTTTAACAGGACACCTGTTCATTGTTGTTTAAAAGCGAATATAGCCTACATCCGTCTGATTGTTTATCAgcatattgtgtaaaaatttgacatAAATCAGTCAAGACCTTCTCAAGATTTTTTTGTAAAATGACAAACAACTTCTTGTCTTCATACAGGAAGAGtcaagaggaaaggtacatgctgtGAGGGGAAGGGTGATAGATATCGGTGTttttgaacaaaaaacttcatatggacgtatgccttaTCTcagtggtttccgagatagaaaacGTTGAATGTtagttttgtacatttttcttgaatgactcgaaaactacggcctccagTGAAAACATCTCACAGTACAAAGTGAAACCATATTAGATTTCctgcaaaaaaggtcctattcattttcttCTCCAGGATGAGTAGTTTGCACGAAGGGAGCGAGAGACTGTTGAAAATCTCACTCGGCATGCATGCACTGTAGCGCAGTTAATTTTTGTAGGCCAATTCAAAGTAGTTCCTGACTTTATAGACCACAAGTTCCCTGTACCACATTGTTCCTCTCAAATTCCTTTTCACAACTGTGGTATTTTGTGAACAATGACAATGTACTgattaatacagaaaataaataacaacgtaCATTGAACGTGTCCTATCTAGGAAACCATTCGGAGTAGGTCATATGTACATTTGGAGAATCACAAATACTATTACTTCTCAAAGCATCTACCTTTTCTGCTTACTAATCCTGTATAGTAGTATAGATTATTTGCCGCAAGTGCTTCACCTTCCCATGTAGCCACTTAGACCAGTCCACATTGATACTCTTAACAATTCAAGCAGCTCTTCATTCACACTATGGTTGTGGACATGTCCAAATATGACAGTTCCTTTCTGCCATTGTGTCATTGTGACTAGCATTTGGCCTTGTGAGCTTCTCATGAAAATAAATGTCTATACATAACTTTTTTCTTATCTGTTACCATCACTTTTGTGTGGTGCTTGTCAACTGTTACCTGTATATTTACATTTCAGGATGGAACAGTGGAAGAGTGGAATGGTTTGCAAAGTATGAAAGATGAACGGCTGCAGTCAACACATTCACTGGGTCCCACATGTGCCACAGACAAGAATAGTGGCACTAATTTTCACAGTGTTGATGGCAACTTCATAGAAAACAATTGCGCCACAAGCCAGGAATACCCATGGATGTCAGAGCACGTACTCAGCCAGTATGCACCATCTCTCACCGCTACTGATAATCCGTACTATTATGAAAACAATAAACTATTGTTTGCTCTGTACATGGAACGGTTACAGAGAGGTG encodes:
- the LOC124776802 gene encoding uncharacterized protein LOC124776802 isoform X1, whose amino-acid sequence is MSQDLSSRKRGRNNCEEECCDFMPLSKRINNLHINGTIYSTCEQHSEHAIFKQDGTVEEWNGLQSMKDERLQSTHSLGPTCATDKNSGTNFHSVDGNFIENNCATSQEYPWMSEHVLSQYAPSLTATDNPYYYENNKLLFALYMERLQRGGIPLY